One window of the Balaenoptera ricei isolate mBalRic1 chromosome X, mBalRic1.hap2, whole genome shotgun sequence genome contains the following:
- the LOC132357156 gene encoding late histone H2B.L4-like: MEKPGHQGSRAEEAEAPLQPPSPLQPPPPLQPPSPLQPPPPPLVLQRVQEGLSLSQEAVNVMDSFVKDIFERITDEAARLVRSSKRSILTSRDMQTSVRLLLPGKRGKHAISSATKAVIRYLTGK; this comes from the exons AAAGCCCGGGCACCAAGGAAGCCGAGCCGAAGAAGCCGAAGCGCCGCTGCAGCCGCCGTCgccgctgcagccgccgccgccgctgcagccGCCGTCGCCGCTGcagcctccgccgccgccgct GGTGCTGCAGCGGGTCCAGGAGGGCCTGAGCCTCTCGCAGGAGGCCGTGAACGTCATGGATTCGTTCGTGAAGGACATCTTTGAGCGAATCACCGATGAGGCGGCGCGCCTGGTCCGCTCCAGCAAGCGCTCCATCCTCACCTCCAGAGACATGCAGACCTCCGTGCGCCTGCTGCTGCCTGGGAAGAGGGGCAAGCACGCCATATCCAGCGCCACCAAGGCAGTCATTCGGTACCTAACCGGCAAATGA